The genomic stretch TGCGGATCAATCGAAGTTTAGGTCGTGTTGCTTCACGATTTCATCTCCATCTGCAGCACCACCGATCGCTgaggggtttagggttttgctCCGGCAAGGCGTAATCATCGTCTTTTAGCTAAATCCGAGGTGGGTTTCTCTTGGGTTTAAtcaattcttcttcttcttctttttttttccgaattggctaaaaccctaaatcgaacaatgttttttttttttttttgggcgtGATTCTCAGATCAATGATTCCGATGGATGATAATTACTGGGTACCAAGCACTAGCACGACCGGTTTAGTATTTCCGGCTAATTCGAGCATGACTACTACTTCCTCTGGTTTCCACCTTACTGTAAATCCACCAGCTGGAACTGGAATCAAACATGAAGCTACTTTGTCCGTTGACTGGTCTGTTGAAGAGCAGTTTATTCTGGAGAAAGGTCTTGCAAAGTACATGTTTCTTCCCTCTTTAtctccttttgttttttttcttctcttggtGCTTCGTAGCTATTAGTCAATGTTCGAGTTAGttctcttgttcttgttttttttttttttgcttgcaTGAAACCTTTTTTTCTTGCCAATTTGTAGGTTTAAAGGTGAACCACAGGTTACCAAGTATGTAAAGATCGCATCAACTCTGCCAGATAAAAGTGTACGAGATGTTGCTATGAGGTGTAAATGGATGACTGTAAGCTTCTAACTCTTTTTCATTATGTTTCACTGACCAGCTTGCATACTTTTCTTTGTATTCCTTCCTGCATCATACTGTCCTTTTGCTTGtgagatgaaagaaaaaaatgaaattaattcAGCATTGCGAGAGATATTTCTATAAATGTCATAAATGTCTGTCTTATGTATTGTGCTAGGAGAGACATAACACGTATTGCTGACGATAGATCTGGCTTTCTAGTTGTTCTGGAGTCGTGTTGCTTGATTTGACCCTAAGCCGATAACCTTAATGTGATTACCCTGAAACTTATATCGCTTTATGGGTCATGTTAGATAATCCTTGGTCTTTCCGAACTTTCTGGAATTGATTTTGACATGTAACCCTTTGATTAAGGGTAATATTTGTGCTACCTTCAGTATGCCTTTTACAGTGTAGTGAGTTAAACAAGTTTGTGTGCTAAATAATACCTCATAGGCTTATTTTTGGGACTcgttcaaacaaaaaatttcaacATTACTGCTTTTAAACGTTCATAATAAGTAGTAACTGCTAGTTtgctattattttatctttcaaCTAGTTACATCTATGACCTTTAAAATCTCTTGGCTAAGAATGGTATCCTTTTTTACAGCAAAAACGAAGAAAAGGAGAAGAACATAGTGccacaaatattaattatagaAAGGTGTGTTTGCTTAACCAAACTCTAGTgtatatctttttctttatcaagtaaacatataattgtAGATAGACTATGTTATATTTTGCTTTAGAAGAGGTTATTAGCTGCaactgactttttttttttttaattgattaagGCGGTGGATTTACCCCCAAAACTGAACATGTTCTCCACCCTGCCACAACAAAATGCTACATATGTCATGAACCCTATGTGCCAGAGTGCACGAGTGCCTTTTGAAGGTTAGTACTATCTGGGTCATAGACTCACAGTATTGTCGGCATCATtaccttcttctctctttcctGCAAATGATATAACGGTAAAGAAGTATTAATTCAGAGAGAATAGCCAACCTTGTTAGCTTGATACATTATCCTCAGCTGTTACACTTTCAGGTTTCATATATATTCCAAACTCCTGTTTTCTTAGGTGCAAGTGATGCAGTTATTGAGCTTCTACGGCAGAATGCTCAAGCTTTTAGTCAAATTTCTTCAAACCTTTCTGCGTGCAAGGTATTTGATTtgcattttttgttttaccaATAGTAAATAGGTAATCTGAGCCAAATGCTAGTTGGTAGAGAAACATTGGCACATGGGCAAAAAAATTGACTAAAAAGATCATTGCTCCTATTTTTCACATGCAGTGATCATCCTAACATTCTATTTTATGCATACAGCCACAGGATAACATCAGTCTGTTTTATCTTGCAAGAAATAACATCAGTTCCATCTTGAATGAGTATGTGGATCTATTTGCACGATCAATCACTAATGATACATTTCCTTTGTCGTCTTTCTCCTTCTCTTGATTTGTTATCATTGCTGCAGCATGAAGCAGATGCCTGGTATCATCAGCCGGATGCCACCCCTACCTGTTTCAATTAACAATGACCTTGTTAGCATGTTAATGACGAGTACACGACGGGTAAGCAATCTTGCATTTACTCTGCAGACGGTGTGGATAAGACCCTTAAGTAGTTTGGTTTACTTCACATTTGAtgttaaaatagaatatttttatcTGTCTCTCAGCCGAGCTCTTATATCATTCCTTCGAGTATCCATCTGAAGCAGGAACCAAGGAACTGATGGGGGACCTGGACTGAAGAAAACAAGCACAGAAAACTGGTGAAATGGCAGTTGTTGGATGTGGCCTGGACTGAAAGAAGATGGTTTTTCACCTGCAATATTATGGGATCTTGTAGAACCCTTGGTGCTGTCGGCTAGATTTTGCGTGGAAAGGGTTAACAGCTGGTTAACCAAAAAAACTTTCTAAGATATGAATAGGTTGCACATATCCGTGGTAGAGTTGGTTGTATAGATTAGCTGTTTGTGTAAGGTTTTAGATGAGAGTTATTTACGTTTGTTTAAGAACACATCTTTTGTAAGTTTTTGGTTTTCAATCTTTATATCCATTTCATACTTTATGCTCAGATTAGCTGTCACATGATACGGCTTCTCTTGAATGGTTGCTACTTGCTAGTCCATTGACCATGAAACTTACCTCTATTATTGAGTTTCAAGACATGTGTATCACGCTTTTCCCAATTGTATTGCTCCATTGAGAAATTTAAGCTGAGCAACACAGTCTACATGGGGAAGAAAATTCACTAAAATAATATTGATTGAAGACAGAATACATGCACCCTAGTATTAGGGAAGAGAAACGAATCTACTTACTTAATCAAGAGctcaaaacaacatatatagatatataaataaatatatatgtatgagtAGCCCTAATTACATGGGTTATGAAAACTTCTTTTGGGTCTCAAAGCTTGGGAGTTTGTGTGTGCTTCAGTAATTAGACTTCTTTCCAAGAAGACAATGGTGGAGTTTCAGCGTGGTCGTAAGTAGTTATTATGTCCCAATATCGCTCTCCTTTCACGAAATCAGGTCTAGCAATGGCTTCAAGCTCAGCCATGTCATCAGGACTGAGTTTCACGGATAAAGCTCCAATGTTCTGATTAAGGTTTTCGATTTTGGTGGTTCCTGGAATGGGACAGACATCATCTCCTTGGTGGTGAACCCATGCAAGAGCTAGTTGTGCAGGAGTGCAGCTTTTTCTTGTTGCCATCGCTTCGACTTTCTCGAAGACAATCTTATTGTGGTCTAGATTCTCCTGTTTGAATCTCGGTAAATCCTGTGATAGAGCAATATCGACAAGCTAAACAGTTAACTAGATgactctaaattttgaaatattcatACACAAGATGGAACAGAGTATATGAATCAATTGTTTACTTGCCTTTCGAGGATCACCGTGCTCAAGATTCTCAACAAGTTTGGTTCCTGATGCCAAGAAGCCTCTTCCTAGAGGACTATAAGCTACAATTCCAATCCCAAGTTCCCTGAAGATATATAAGGAGGCTATATGACTTCAACATGTAAACAAAGAGGAAAGCTATAGCTGATTATGATTCCTCACACACCTGCAGGTGGGAATGATATACTCTTCGACGTCTCTTGACCATAAGGACCATTCTATCTGCAGAGCGGTTATCGGATGCACAGCATGTGCTCTTCTGATAGTTGAGGCAGAGGCTTCAGACAAAcctatgtattttattttaccttctTCAACTAGCTTCTTCTGTTCTCCCAtctttaagtatataaatcataagttcaacaaaataaaaaagcaaaaaaaaaaaaaaaaaaaataatatatatatatatatatatataaaggataGCAATCAAAATCAGCACCAAGAAACAGAATATTAGTTTTCTCATGAACACGGTACAATCATCACAAGCATGTCTCAGACTCCAAGCTATTATTCATCTCATTCTATGAGTTTCAtcagtaactttttttttttttggaactcaGTTTCATCAGTAACTTGAAACACAAGTTTGGAGTAAAACTGAAACCAAGAAGCCATTACCGTGACTTCGATGGGGACAGTGGTATCAATCCGATGCTGGTAATAAAGATCAATAGAGGCAACACCAAGACGCCTTAAGCTTGCCTCACAAGCAGACCTCACATAGTCTGGATCTCCCCTAAAACCTAACTTTCCATCTACAGAAGTAACGAGCCCAAACTTTGTGGCTAATTCAACTTTCTCCCTCAACCCATCTTTCAAAGCCTGtcaatggaaaaaaaaaacacgaacaGCTCTGATGATTGGCATGAagcttaaaccctaaactctaaataagTCACTAGTTTTGTTTACCTTTCCTAGGAGCAGCTCATTTGTCTCGGGGCCATAATAATCGGAGGTGTCTAAGAATGTGATTCCAGAGTTAATGGCGTGACGAAGAAGAGCGACGGCCTTGGTCTCAGGTGTCGGCGCGCCGTAGAAAGCGGAGAGACCCATGACACCAAGTCCCTGAGCTGAAACCTCAAGGCCTTGGCTCCCCAGCTTCATCCTAGGAACTTTGTAAGCTTCTTCCGCCATTGATGAATAAATCTTTCGAGGATTCAATGTTTcgacgcaaaaaaaaaaagtttttggaGCATAAGGAGAGAAGCCAATGGGATCTTATTATAGAAGTGGATAGGCGCCAGATTGTAGGTTCGAAGTCAAAAAGCAAAGAggacaaaacaaaattgtagtCTCTCAATACTTTTCAGTCTTGTACATTTGACTGTatacacaaaacaaaattgtagtCTTTCAAGACTTTTCAAGAGTGTTAATGTGTGTTTGTACAACTTATACTTGATGTTTACTTTCTCTCCCAGATCATGCTTACATCATTTGCCACGTGTAATAGCCCATCTCTATGAGATTAACAAACTGTATTGCCacataatatcattttttaCACGTAAACATGCCACTTAAACTTAGAGTAAACGTTTGACTAAAGAGAACACGATCATTGTACGAGGAAACCTTTATTTGTTCATCTGTCTGAAAATttgaattaagaaaaaaatgtcatttaaatCATCAACTTTTAGATTAATATAAACTATCAACTTTTTTCGTTAACAACAGTAACATTGGTCAACGACTAGACCATACTTgatcaaattattaaattgcAAGACAAAAACCAAACATTATTACATAAAACTTGTTCTTTCTTAGGCAATGGATTTTTCTTACTGCAAACTCGCAGACCCATCCATTAACCTGAACTTATTCAAACACACAGAAACAAACTAAAGCACAATAAAACGGCATTCCAAAGATGCGATTTATGCTGCTTTCCAAGAAGACAGTGGTGGAGTCTCCGAGTCCTTGTAAGTAGTCATGTCGCTGTCGTATCGTTCCCCTTTCACAAAATCAGGTCGGGCAATGGCTTCCAGCTCAGCCATCTCTTCAGGAGTAAGCTTCACAGATAAAGCTCCTATGTTCTGGTTCAGGTTTTCAATCTTGGAGGTTCCTGGAATGGGACAGACGTCATCTCCCTGGTGGTGAACCCATGCAAGAGCTAGTTGTGCAGGAGTGCAGCTTTTCTTTGTCGCCATCGCCACAACTTTCTCGTAAAGAATCTTGTTGTGCTTTAGATTCTCCTCTTGGAATCTCGGTAGACCCTGTAAACAAATCAAACAGAACAAACTAAGATAACTCCAAATCTTGAAATATGCTCAAACAAGATATTGGAACAGAGAACTGAATCCTTAGTGTTACTTGCCTTCCGATAATCATCGTCCTCCAAATTCTCAGCAAGCTTAGGTCCTGCTGCCAAGAACCCTCTTCCTAAAGGGCTATAAGCTACAATTCCAATCCCAAGTTCCCTACAAGAGTTGAGATATGAATTAAACAtgtaaacaaagagaaaagagttaTGTCTGATTTTGATTCTGATTCCTCCTCACGGACCTGCAGGTAGGAATGATATCTTCTTCCACGTCTCTTGACCACAGGGACCATTCTATCTGCACAGCAGTTATCGGGTGAACAGCATGTGCTCTTCTGATAGTTGAAGCAGAGGCTTCAGACAAAcctatgtattttattttgccTTCTTCTACTAGCTTCTTCAGTTCTCCCATCTTTTCAGACAGTTTCATCAAACCACAAGTTAAGAAAGAGCCCTCGTTCTCCATGAATAAGCTATAACTAACTTTGAACACAAGTTTGGAATATAAGATTGAAACCAATAAGCCATACCGTGACTTCGATGGGGACAGTGGTATCAATCCTATGCTGGTAGTAAAGATCAATGGAGGTAACACCAAGACGCCTTAAGCTTGCCTCACAAGCAGACCGTACATACTCTGGATCTgccctaaaaccaaattttccaTCTTCAGAAGCAATGATCCCAAACTTTGTTGCCAATTCCACTTTCTCCCTCAACCCATCTTTCAAAGCCTGAAAAGTGTAAATACCTTAATGATTGGCATGAACCATAATCCTTAAATCATAGCTTGAAGACTCTAATCCCAAGTTCAAAACGAAGAGTTTTGTTTACCTTGCCCAGGAGCAGCTCGTTTGTCTCGGGGCCGTATATGTCTGAAGTGTCTAGGAATGTGACGCCGGCGTTAATGGCATGACGGAGAAGAGCGACGGCGTTAGTCTCTGGTGTTGGAGTACCGTAGAAGGCAGAGAGACCCATGCAACCAAGTCCCTGAGCTGAAACCTCAAGGCCTTGGCTCCCAAGTTTCATCCTCCGTACTCCACAAGCTTCAGCCATTGATGAATCAAAGAGACAGataatttaaagagaaaatgtttTGGTGAATTCAGAAGCAGATCAAAGTGGTATTTATAGGAGTGGAGACTGGAGTGGGTGTGGCATTGCTATGGGCTGGTTAAGTGTTTCGGAGTTTTTTTATTAGTCAAAGAAAAGTCTTATGAACTTtacattttgtttgttttattttagtagtttttttttttgactaaaaaaaattaattattttagtagtTTGTTATGATTAAAAGGAatataatcttatatatttttgacgTCATTGATGATTTCACATCAGTACTCACTGTTTGATTTTCCAacatctttttataattttaaattacgGCCCTCtctaagaaaattatattaaatacacTAGTTGGAATAATCATtgacaatataaaaattattgttttaaaaatatacatctaAAGATATAACTAGATAAGGTGACTCCCATTATCAAATGTTTTGCTTTCTAAACACTGATTAGCATTTAAATACATAAAGAATGAAAATAGTAGTAAAAAATAATCACATAACCTagcatctatactattaaagtacaagcacatttggatttttactctatttACCCCTATTAAAAAgactttcttttgtattcattaatgacattttggacattctgcattggtttcttttttaattgtttttggtttatcattaaccaccggtttcctaattcaattttggtatgtgattattctgtgtttgatactgcattattttaatattttttcaaccggacatgtttgaaactgcatcgtttttctcaaactatttaatggtttggttttaaaccgctttttcctaaatataatcccaactatctaacaaaaattatttataaaaaataaaaattgtttattggttcaaccagtggttcaaccggtaactggatttcgattttagtagtttttattggatttttaaattttgtttttttttcaaacccaaactgaatttatctttgatcaaccggtaatccgttcaaccaCAGGTCTCagtcgaatttcaaaacaccgatcaaaactataaaactgttatattgatttatatttaaaatatctaattcaaaattaaaaacctaaaaatacatgtataatatagttttaccgaacataaatctggatataaaatacatatatgagacggattatataaatacatatacaagataaatgtgattatataaaattttcaccaaacataaatccgcgctttgaaagcgcgggtcaaaatctagttatagaCTTATAGCAAATAACTTTACTGTTTTATAGAACGATTAACATTTTATGACTGttaattgaaatattaaatttaaatatttatattctttaaaaatttatgCTAAATGCTAagggaaatttttttttatgctaagtgttttttaacttgtgttaatatatttgtaaaattttaaataaagaaatataaatttgttacagttattgatttttataattgttGGACCTTAATTCACTATTGGAATAATAAGAAGTGTTTACTTTTGGTATAGTATATTTAACATAACCTAGCATTATATACTTATAGTAATAACTTTACTGTTTTATAGAACGATTTAACATTTTATGACTgttaattgaaattttaaatttaaatatttatattctttaaaaatGTATGCTACATgctaagtgaaaaaaaaattatgctaagtgtttttttaacttgtgttaatatatttgtaaaaaatttaaataaagaaatataaatatgttatagtTATTGATTTACATAATTGTTGGACCTTAATTCACTATTGGAAAATAAGAAGTGTTTACTTTTGGTATAGTACATAATTGTTGGACCTTAATTATCTATCGGaattaataactatataaaaaattaacaatgtTTTAATGATAAGaacaattttaaattgatttaattttcaaaattaaattaaaaatattttaaaagatgtttttaaaaagaaatattaatttatatctataatttaaaaaaaaaaatattttatctatttaacatataaattatgaCTTATTTcatatgtgattttttatttagacccatttaaaaatcaaacatttaatgtttttaacaTGTAATACAATTAATTTACACCTTCCTTTCATAGACGAaacatttgatatttatttatatcgtTATATAAGATTTTAGTCTACTGTTATTAATGTCTGTATATTCTCCTGAAACCAATTCGGTTTTACTATTTAAACATCTATAATAAATTGGTTTAGTTAATCACTATATAGTATATaccaaattatatattatgtaggtttaatttaattcaatttccacatatactttaaatttagaaataaaaaatgttatgtaAATGAGTATTGTTACATAAAATTTTCTTGTCAAATAagttttgttacaaaaaaataaaaatttataaatttataggaataatattataattcatataaatattattataaaactagATAATATGTAACAAAAAATTGTGTTAATTTATTGACATATTTTATCGtgaaatattttagtattaaagAAAACTTGtgtggatcaaaatctagtttagttATTAAAATGGGAAAATATATTAGTTGGTTTTCAAAACAGTTTGAATCTTTTATCTCATTGTGTGTGTCGGTCGTGACAACCAAATCCATCAAAAATAACTTAGAAATACgtagaaaacaaaaactatCAATGAATTTTCAGCAATATGTTACAAAATCTGTTAGAAATTCGAGCGTCACAGCCTCagtaataaatacaaaatcgtCGAAAATTGACCAGCTTCAAATGAAAGATAAAGCGaaaccgggcttcgtagcctggtggtaatggaacctcggctgaggtgcccgccacccagcttcgaaacccggccacagcgatttaacatccttactgctggggcgctggaccccttcgggggatatttgggaaagtggctgcccagacaccagagatatcaaaaaaaaaagataaagcgGTGGTCGCCGCCTCGCCATTCTACCTTGGTTTCAGTGTTGCATAGTACTTTGTGTTTTACTTGCAAAGATGACGAACACAAATTGGAGTCTTTACGGGATTTTCAATTGTACATTGAATTGTATTATTTTGCTTTTAAaattgaaggattttaagagaATATAGATTCTAAatcttttaacaaaaataatataatttttgacaAGAGTAATGACATATTCTAGGTAAATAGGGTCCAAACACGGCCCCCATTGTATGGTTGTATTAGATAATACTCGAGTTATGACCATCACTAGTTTCCGGCCGATTGTTCATCGATCACTTTAGCTCTAGGTGCTGACAAATCATcacaaaagagagagagcaaGAGAAACTTAATTAGATTATCTGGATGAGGGCATTGGATGTTCCAAGATTCCCAAAAAGAGAGAGTTTTGTTGTCTCAACTGTAACAAACGGTCATATGTGAACTTAAAACAGACCCATAAGATTTGATTTGCGGATTCTCAATCATATAAAATGAGCCTACTCTTATAACCAATAAGAAACAGAGCTGTGAGAATAGCTAGTGTCTTGCCTGAAGGAGAAGAGA from Raphanus sativus cultivar WK10039 unplaced genomic scaffold, ASM80110v3 Scaffold1586, whole genome shotgun sequence encodes the following:
- the LOC130504446 gene encoding uncharacterized protein LOC130504446 isoform X2, giving the protein MIPMDDNYWVPSTSTTGLVFPANSSMTTTSSGFHLTVNPPAGTGIKHEATLSVDWSVEEQFILEKGLAKFKGEPQVTKYVKIASTLPDKSVRDVAMRCKWMTQKRRKGEEHSATNINYRKAVDLPPKLNMFSTLPQQNATYVMNPMCQSARVPFEGASDAVIELLRQNAQAFSQISSNLSACKPQDNISLFYLARNNISSILNDMKQMPGIISRMPPLPVSINNDLVSMLMTSTRREPRN
- the LOC130494761 gene encoding probable aldo-keto reductase 6, whose translation is MAEEAYKVPRMKLGSQGLEVSAQGLGVMGLSAFYGAPTPETKAVALLRHAINSGITFLDTSDYYGPETNELLLGKALKDGLREKVELATKFGLVTSVDGKLGFRGDPDYVRSACEASLRRLGVASIDLYYQHRIDTTVPIEVTMGEQKKLVEEGKIKYIGLSEASASTIRRAHAVHPITALQIEWSLWSRDVEEYIIPTCRELGIGIVAYSPLGRGFLASGTKLVENLEHGDPRKDLPRFKQENLDHNKIVFEKVEAMATRKSCTPAQLALAWVHHQGDDVCPIPGTTKIENLNQNIGALSVKLSPDDMAELEAIARPDFVKGERYWDIITTYDHAETPPLSSWKEV
- the LOC108810477 gene encoding probable aldo-keto reductase 6 is translated as MAEACGVRRMKLGSQGLEVSAQGLGCMGLSAFYGTPTPETNAVALLRHAINAGVTFLDTSDIYGPETNELLLGKALKDGLREKVELATKFGIIASEDGKFGFRADPEYVRSACEASLRRLGVTSIDLYYQHRIDTTVPIEVTMGELKKLVEEGKIKYIGLSEASASTIRRAHAVHPITAVQIEWSLWSRDVEEDIIPTCRELGIGIVAYSPLGRGFLAAGPKLAENLEDDDYRKGLPRFQEENLKHNKILYEKVVAMATKKSCTPAQLALAWVHHQGDDVCPIPGTSKIENLNQNIGALSVKLTPEEMAELEAIARPDFVKGERYDSDMTTYKDSETPPLSSWKAA
- the LOC130504446 gene encoding uncharacterized protein LOC130504446 isoform X1, which produces MIPMDDNYWVPSTSTTGLVFPANSSMTTTSSGFHLTVNPPAGTGIKHEATLSVDWSVEEQFILEKGLAKFKGEPQVTKYVKIASTLPDKSVRDVAMRCKWMTQKRRKGEEHSATNINYRKAVDLPPKLNMFSTLPQQNATYVMNPMCQSARVPFEGASDAVIELLRQNAQAFSQISSNLSACKPQDNISLFYLARNNISSILNDMKQMPGIISRMPPLPVSINNDLVSMLMTSTRRPSSYIIPSSIHLKQEPRN